From a region of the [Eubacterium] eligens ATCC 27750 genome:
- a CDS encoding GntR family transcriptional regulator has protein sequence MPAIVIAPTYTPSLGAFVSYVNSDIVEQLRDLRCVLEAQLAVEACDILTKNQLDSLYENVALWEMYIKRGDEEKIFTLDKEFHGSLYKMCGKTVWYNLVESMAPHFDRTTILSFRCKETGRILKDHGELVSAIEKKDKEKAAHISQRHMSRYSENIDAIRKMFPEYFND, from the coding sequence TTGCCAGCCATTGTCATAGCTCCGACATATACACCTTCTCTTGGAGCATTTGTATCATATGTTAATTCAGATATTGTAGAACAGCTCCGCGACTTACGCTGTGTACTTGAGGCACAGCTTGCAGTTGAAGCATGCGATATACTGACAAAGAACCAGCTTGATTCATTATATGAAAATGTAGCTTTATGGGAAATGTATATCAAACGCGGTGATGAAGAAAAGATTTTCACACTTGATAAAGAATTTCACGGAAGTCTGTATAAAATGTGTGGCAAAACTGTATGGTACAACCTTGTAGAAAGCATGGCACCACATTTTGACAGAACTACAATATTAAGTTTCAGATGCAAAGAAACAGGTAGAATCCTGAAAGACCATGGAGAACTTGTATCAGCAATTGAAAAAAAAGATAAAGAAAAAGCTGCCCATATATCGCAGAGACATATGAGCAGATATTCTGAAAATATTGATGCAATCAGGAAAATGTTCCCTGAGTACTTTAATGATTAA
- a CDS encoding SdiA-regulated/phytase-like domain-containing protein, with product MSKKKCIILIQGIFIIILILTAVMIRHSNKPIKPEKRVTEQTTRLNETNKIKFEEFEQNDFTCTGLTYDKCDDSFWIADHGNNNNDQQLHPRLIEVNKDFTQTLNIIEVDQIKDDEFDLQGIAYDICNDSLWMATGKFVIEINKTGKILSKISMGNYSKYKSNGIAVDKDNIWVLCYNKFLLKLNKYGDIEEKYKFNYKDQDHIYLINNNLYVTIGADYLGDNNFVFKYNLKSGIISCEYQLEDSHAIEGIVILDDTLYIANDGKFHHDIFNCSYINIYSLK from the coding sequence ATGAGTAAAAAAAAATGTATTATATTAATACAGGGTATATTTATAATAATATTAATATTGACCGCAGTAATGATTAGGCATAGTAATAAGCCAATTAAGCCAGAAAAAAGAGTTACAGAGCAGACTACAAGATTAAACGAAACAAATAAAATTAAATTTGAGGAATTTGAACAAAACGATTTTACATGTACTGGGTTGACATATGATAAATGTGATGATTCTTTTTGGATAGCTGATCATGGTAATAATAATAATGATCAGCAATTACATCCAAGATTAATTGAAGTTAATAAAGATTTTACACAGACTCTAAATATCATAGAAGTAGATCAAATAAAAGATGATGAATTTGATTTACAAGGGATAGCATATGATATATGTAATGATTCATTATGGATGGCAACTGGGAAATTTGTAATTGAAATAAATAAGACAGGAAAAATACTTTCAAAAATTTCAATGGGAAATTATTCAAAGTATAAATCAAATGGTATAGCTGTTGATAAAGATAATATCTGGGTATTATGTTATAATAAATTTCTATTAAAGTTGAATAAATATGGTGATATAGAGGAAAAATACAAATTTAATTATAAAGATCAGGATCACATTTATTTAATAAACAATAATTTATATGTAACAATTGGGGCGGATTACTTAGGAGATAATAATTTTGTCTTTAAATACAATTTAAAAAGTGGAATTATAAGTTGTGAATATCAATTAGAAGATTCACATGCAATAGAGGGGATTGTTATTTTGGATGATACATTATATATTGCAAATGACGGTAAGTTTCATCATGATATTTTTAATTGTAGTTATATTAATATTTATAGTTTAAAGTAG
- a CDS encoding GNAT family N-acetyltransferase — protein sequence MSRNDENNYTLRPLTIDDAEEYNALLRYAFQVTEQELAETGWKDDEITQSKFPVLQRADVLGCFNGDDLIAQFAVYPLDMNIYGMKYSVGFVTSVCTYPEYTGHGIMKRLMIQSLIRMRDAHKSFALLYPYSIPLYRGLGWEIISNKMTYTIKDTQIPRKLNEPGYVRRVSWDDKEFKELHTKFAEKTHGCLYRNNLAWEEYWRWDEDDTSVAIYYSKDDVPYGYMVYMISSDVMHVKEMIYLNREAQLGLWEFIHAHDSMIDEVRGNNYYSEPIAFELDDSDIKETIRPYTMGRIIDIRQFFAKYACDPDEPSVCIRFYIEDDLLAWNNGYFTYLFDNGRCIETEQQPDYEVSMSIGTLTTLMLGYKTAEKLHIMDKIQASDEAIEHLDDILFHRIPYVSDYI from the coding sequence ATGAGCAGAAATGATGAAAACAACTATACTCTGCGTCCTCTTACTATAGATGATGCTGAAGAATACAATGCACTTTTAAGATATGCCTTTCAGGTAACTGAACAAGAGCTTGCTGAGACAGGCTGGAAGGATGATGAGATTACCCAGTCCAAATTCCCGGTTCTTCAAAGAGCTGATGTACTTGGCTGCTTCAATGGTGATGATCTGATTGCACAGTTTGCAGTATACCCTCTTGATATGAATATATATGGTATGAAATACAGCGTAGGCTTCGTTACAAGCGTATGTACTTATCCTGAATACACAGGACACGGAATTATGAAAAGACTGATGATTCAGAGCCTTATTCGAATGAGAGATGCTCACAAATCATTTGCTTTACTGTATCCATATTCAATTCCATTATACCGTGGTCTTGGCTGGGAAATTATCTCTAACAAGATGACTTATACAATCAAGGATACACAGATTCCAAGAAAACTTAATGAGCCCGGTTATGTCAGACGAGTTTCATGGGACGACAAAGAATTTAAAGAACTTCATACCAAATTTGCTGAAAAGACTCATGGCTGTCTATATAGAAATAACCTTGCATGGGAAGAATATTGGCGCTGGGACGAGGACGACACATCTGTTGCCATCTATTATTCTAAGGACGATGTACCTTACGGATATATGGTTTACATGATAAGTTCTGATGTCATGCATGTGAAAGAAATGATTTATCTTAACCGCGAGGCACAGCTTGGCTTGTGGGAATTCATACATGCCCACGATTCAATGATTGACGAGGTCCGTGGAAACAATTACTACAGTGAGCCAATCGCATTTGAACTCGATGACAGCGATATTAAAGAGACAATCCGCCCATACACAATGGGTCGAATTATTGATATCAGACAATTCTTTGCCAAATATGCATGCGACCCGGACGAGCCTTCTGTATGTATACGCTTCTACATTGAAGATGACCTCCTTGCATGGAACAACGGTTACTTTACATACCTTTTTGATAATGGCAGATGTATTGAAACCGAACAGCAGCCTGATTACGAAGTATCTATGTCAATCGGCACATTAACTACATTAATGCTTGGTTACAAGACTGCTGAAAAGCTTCATATAATGGATAAAATCCAGGCATCCGATGAAGCCATCGAACACCTGGATGATATTCTCTTCCATAGAATTCCTTATGTATCAGATTATATCTGA
- a CDS encoding Abi family protein — protein MSEEKVFLTYNQQLKKLRNNKKITCNNSTKDKEILVRMGYFNIVNGYKYPFICGIDNTGKHIYLPNTDLANIYELKKFDEKLRSFLLRYITQIEEEVRTLTGYKFDQCNDNGKIPWYDANAYSEKARLQNKISAISSAYSELSKSQLDYVKFYMNQHTSIPTWIMIKVINFSTFIDVLNNSKMIVKHSLCELYGMIDEKGYPDVKLLIGSLHWLRKVRNSCAHNERIYCITETKDKSKKGRIKEKYFKQLRASYSKDTEKKLMDLLIYFKYYLPASEFKNMMKEFIEMLSAIKKEVSQNAFDNIRGQMGIKDIDDLKILVELKKEKINYNTFDRKVENK, from the coding sequence ATGAGTGAGGAAAAAGTTTTTTTGACATATAATCAACAGTTGAAAAAATTGAGAAATAATAAGAAAATTACTTGTAATAATAGTACTAAAGATAAAGAAATTCTTGTTAGAATGGGATATTTTAATATTGTTAATGGTTATAAATATCCGTTTATCTGCGGAATAGATAATACTGGAAAACATATTTATTTACCTAATACTGATTTGGCAAATATTTATGAATTAAAAAAATTTGATGAGAAGTTAAGGAGTTTTTTACTTAGATATATTACACAGATTGAAGAAGAAGTTAGGACATTAACAGGGTATAAATTTGATCAGTGTAATGATAATGGAAAAATACCTTGGTATGATGCGAATGCATATTCGGAAAAGGCAAGGTTACAAAATAAAATAAGTGCAATTTCTTCAGCATATAGTGAATTAAGTAAAAGCCAGTTGGATTATGTAAAGTTTTACATGAATCAACACACATCAATTCCGACATGGATAATGATAAAGGTTATAAATTTTTCAACATTTATTGATGTGTTGAACAATAGTAAAATGATTGTTAAACATAGTTTATGTGAATTATATGGTATGATTGATGAAAAAGGGTATCCAGATGTTAAATTATTAATTGGAAGTTTACATTGGCTTAGAAAAGTTAGAAACTCGTGTGCTCATAATGAAAGGATTTATTGCATTACAGAAACAAAAGACAAAAGTAAAAAAGGAAGAATAAAAGAAAAATATTTTAAACAATTAAGAGCATCTTACTCAAAAGATACTGAGAAGAAATTGATGGATTTATTAATTTATTTTAAATATTATTTACCCGCTTCAGAATTTAAAAATATGATGAAGGAATTTATAGAGATGCTGAGTGCCATAAAAAAAGAAGTATCGCAAAATGCATTTGATAATATTCGTGGGCAAATGGGAATAAAAGACATTGATGATTTAAAGATATTGGTTGAGTTAAAAAAAGAAAAAATTAATTACAATACATTTGATAGAAAAGTTGAAAATAAATAA
- a CDS encoding DUF4012 domain-containing protein has protein sequence MEELFSDSKDTDESFAYENEYHVHHEHHHSHHSHKRHKKSHKLRIALIVIACIFVALGITGAIGINVAKKEVNNVKQQAYELKGNLKNVMSAVQAQNPEAALSACDMLDESVTKLNQTMDGGIWKFAAKFPATKGYMTSVKQLLNAVNDASSEIVRPAIQVLSDYPMSGLKVDDGFSISTINAYIALLEDIEPKIDEISETMKNINLPMGLNSMISEYADQLVSMTTSYDDAKEFLPLFQIFVGDGSDRTYLLTAQNSSELRASGGFPGSIGTIRIRDGVLTIGDFQSEPKVLAQHTSANSQITDLEYELFGAWIYNPRDACFDPDFERTGYIWAVAYEERNNESVDGVVSLTPTIIQDLLGIVGDITLSDGTELTSENATKVLQYDMYYKYLDASHASTMNESNNYVDDLFSETAKTAMAKLVDNFDIKKVSDYYKILADGAKKRTVMMWMKDENEQELVRNAGYSGTLNFDPENPETGVYFNFTDPCKLGWFLDINTEVSEPVINDDGTRTYEVTATYGNVITNEDITNGSTYIIGNYGGRISGYAHIFAPAGGTISDFKASNGGKMYMNEYHDHQVAYMFGIGIAPGSQLTITYKVTTAAGVTTPLGVNTTPTLQEYR, from the coding sequence ATGGAAGAATTATTCTCTGATTCTAAAGATACTGATGAGAGCTTTGCGTATGAAAATGAGTATCATGTCCACCATGAACATCACCATAGCCATCACTCTCACAAAAGACATAAAAAAAGTCATAAACTCCGGATTGCATTGATAGTTATTGCCTGCATTTTTGTTGCTTTAGGAATAACTGGTGCAATAGGAATTAATGTTGCAAAGAAAGAAGTTAATAATGTAAAACAGCAGGCATATGAACTTAAAGGTAATCTTAAAAATGTTATGTCAGCAGTACAGGCACAGAACCCGGAGGCTGCACTTTCAGCATGCGATATGCTTGATGAGTCGGTAACAAAACTCAACCAGACCATGGATGGCGGTATATGGAAATTTGCAGCTAAATTTCCTGCAACTAAAGGATATATGACCTCTGTGAAACAGTTACTTAATGCTGTAAATGATGCTTCTTCAGAAATAGTAAGACCAGCAATTCAGGTATTGAGTGATTATCCTATGTCAGGACTTAAAGTTGACGATGGGTTCAGCATATCAACAATTAATGCATATATAGCTTTACTTGAAGATATTGAACCTAAAATAGATGAAATATCAGAAACCATGAAAAATATCAATCTGCCAATGGGATTAAACAGCATGATTTCTGAATATGCTGATCAGCTTGTTTCTATGACAACATCTTATGATGATGCCAAAGAATTTCTGCCACTCTTCCAGATATTTGTCGGAGACGGAAGTGACAGAACATACCTTCTGACTGCGCAGAATTCTTCTGAACTCAGGGCATCCGGTGGTTTCCCTGGTTCTATAGGAACAATCCGCATAAGAGATGGAGTATTAACAATTGGTGATTTCCAAAGCGAACCTAAAGTTCTTGCCCAGCATACATCTGCGAACTCACAGATAACCGATTTAGAATATGAATTGTTTGGTGCATGGATATATAATCCTCGAGATGCATGTTTTGATCCTGACTTTGAAAGAACCGGATATATATGGGCTGTTGCCTATGAAGAACGAAACAACGAAAGTGTTGACGGAGTAGTTTCGCTTACACCTACTATTATTCAGGATTTACTCGGCATTGTAGGTGATATTACATTGTCAGATGGAACAGAACTCACAAGTGAAAATGCTACTAAGGTTTTGCAGTACGATATGTATTATAAATATCTTGATGCTTCTCATGCAAGCACTATGAACGAAAGCAATAATTATGTTGATGATTTGTTTTCTGAGACGGCTAAAACAGCCATGGCTAAGCTTGTAGATAATTTCGATATCAAGAAAGTTAGTGATTATTATAAGATATTAGCCGATGGCGCAAAGAAGCGTACAGTAATGATGTGGATGAAAGATGAAAACGAACAGGAACTCGTCCGTAACGCTGGTTACTCAGGAACTCTTAATTTCGATCCTGAAAACCCTGAAACAGGTGTATATTTTAACTTCACTGACCCGTGTAAACTCGGCTGGTTCCTTGATATTAACACTGAAGTAAGCGAGCCAGTAATTAACGACGATGGTACCCGTACTTACGAGGTAACTGCCACATATGGCAATGTCATTACTAACGAAGACATTACTAACGGCAGTACATACATTATCGGCAACTACGGCGGCCGCATAAGCGGTTACGCACATATATTTGCTCCAGCTGGCGGAACAATATCCGACTTTAAGGCAAGTAATGGTGGAAAAATGTATATGAATGAATACCATGATCATCAAGTAGCTTATATGTTTGGTATCGGTATAGCCCCTGGCTCACAGCTGACAATTACTTACAAAGTAACAACTGCTGCCGGTGTGACAACCCCGCTTGGCGTCAACACTACCCCTACTCTGCAGGAGTATAGGTAA
- a CDS encoding ABC-F family ATP-binding cassette domain-containing protein, giving the protein MSLLTVTGLTHGFGDRAIFNNVSFQLNRLDKIGLVGANGEGKSTFMNIITGKLMPDEGKVEWAKNVRVGYLDQHAVLEKGMTIQSVLASAFDFLYDMENQMNEIYAGLGDASPEEMDKLMAEAGTIQDLLTMHDFYMIDAKVEEVARALGLSELGLDKDVTELSGGQRTKVLLGKLLLEKPDILLLDEPTNYLDKEHIEWLKRYLQDYENAFILISHDIPFLNSVINVIYHMDNQELNRYTGDYDNFQKVYAVKKAQLEAAYNKQQQEIAELKDFVARNKARVATRNMAMSRQKKLDNMDIIELAAEKPKPEFNFKTARTPGRYIFQTHDLVIGYDEPLSSPLNLEMERGQKIVLTGANGIGKSTLLKSILGLIKPLSGDVEQGDYLEIGYFEQETPAGIETTCLEEIWQEFPGYTQYEVRSALAKCGLTTKHIESKVKVLSGGEQAKVRLCKLINRESNILVLDEPTNHLDVDAKDELKRALMAYKGSILMVCHEPEFYDGLATDVWDCGKWTTRI; this is encoded by the coding sequence ATGAGTTTACTTACAGTAACCGGACTTACACACGGATTTGGCGACAGAGCGATATTTAATAATGTGTCTTTCCAGCTTAACAGGCTTGATAAGATTGGATTAGTGGGAGCCAACGGCGAAGGTAAATCCACATTTATGAATATAATAACAGGCAAGCTTATGCCTGATGAGGGAAAGGTTGAGTGGGCTAAGAATGTCAGAGTCGGATATCTCGACCAGCATGCTGTGCTTGAGAAGGGCATGACAATCCAGTCGGTGCTTGCGTCTGCATTTGATTTTCTGTATGACATGGAGAATCAGATGAATGAGATATATGCCGGGCTTGGCGACGCATCACCGGAAGAGATGGATAAGCTGATGGCGGAAGCGGGAACTATTCAGGACCTTCTTACAATGCATGATTTCTATATGATTGATGCGAAGGTTGAGGAAGTTGCAAGAGCATTGGGACTATCTGAACTTGGACTTGATAAGGATGTAACTGAGCTTTCAGGTGGACAGAGAACTAAGGTTCTGCTTGGCAAGCTGCTCCTTGAAAAGCCGGACATCCTTCTTCTTGATGAGCCGACTAATTATCTTGATAAGGAGCATATTGAGTGGCTTAAGAGATATCTGCAGGACTATGAGAACGCATTTATACTGATATCGCATGATATCCCATTCCTTAACAGTGTTATAAATGTTATTTATCATATGGATAATCAGGAACTGAATCGTTATACGGGTGATTATGATAATTTCCAGAAGGTGTATGCTGTGAAGAAGGCGCAGCTTGAGGCAGCTTACAATAAGCAGCAGCAGGAGATTGCGGAGCTTAAGGATTTCGTTGCAAGAAATAAAGCACGAGTTGCCACAAGAAATATGGCGATGTCGAGACAGAAGAAGCTTGATAATATGGATATTATAGAGCTGGCGGCAGAGAAGCCAAAGCCAGAGTTTAATTTCAAGACTGCGAGAACACCGGGAAGATATATTTTCCAGACACACGACCTTGTTATCGGTTATGATGAGCCGCTTTCAAGTCCGCTTAACTTAGAGATGGAGCGAGGCCAGAAGATTGTGCTTACAGGTGCTAACGGTATCGGTAAATCTACATTGCTAAAGAGCATATTAGGACTTATTAAGCCTCTGTCAGGTGATGTTGAGCAGGGCGATTATCTTGAGATAGGATATTTCGAACAGGAGACTCCGGCTGGAATTGAAACTACATGTCTTGAGGAGATATGGCAGGAGTTTCCAGGATATACACAGTATGAGGTTCGTTCAGCCCTTGCCAAATGTGGTCTTACAACCAAGCATATCGAAAGCAAGGTTAAGGTTCTTTCTGGTGGAGAACAGGCAAAGGTGCGTCTGTGCAAGCTGATTAACCGGGAGAGTAACATTCTTGTACTTGATGAGCCTACTAACCACCTTGATGTGGATGCCAAGGATGAATTAAAAAGAGCCCTTATGGCATATAAGGGCAGTATACTTATGGTCTGCCACGAACCAGAGTTCTACGATGGTCTTGCGACTGATGTGTGGGACTGTGGAAAGTGGACAACACGTATTTAA
- a CDS encoding STAS-like domain-containing protein, whose product MMDNSIVLEFDKSIPNLAGYEYGVSIYEEQIKGKLDISKNFEIEFPDYIEMIASSFVQGLFSDIVNQIGLANTESRLTIKAATLDIAESIKRKL is encoded by the coding sequence ATGATGGATAATTCAATAGTACTTGAGTTTGATAAATCAATTCCTAATTTAGCGGGATATGAATATGGAGTTTCTATATATGAAGAACAGATAAAAGGCAAATTAGATATTAGCAAGAATTTTGAAATTGAATTTCCTGACTATATAGAGATGATAGCATCATCCTTTGTTCAAGGACTTTTCTCTGATATAGTTAATCAGATAGGATTAGCAAATACTGAAAGCCGTCTTACAATTAAGGCTGCTACACTGGATATAGCTGAATCAATTAAACGGAAGTTGTAA
- a CDS encoding HD domain-containing protein, with protein MSDNNKYIPYKLETHLTEICGEDPIYVNLLDSWHINKKTCLNLLSDVVFNYPHYTKHDISHSEAIITNIEMLLGEEAIRSLSPTDTWLLLNAAYLHDLGMVIDNKIIEQNWETQEFQDYLHRLENSNDSSLSESAKYINSLEKNLKDNKDVRAWPVRVRKAVTIIIADYYRSGHAKESQNYIQNMKNRLHIDLEYNGLIQHRLILLLSDIAYMHNESSMKILELDYNTNGFNADYAHPRFVALMLRMGDLLDADNNRFNLGNEIIFGEIPNSSQNHLKKHMSTRHILITPDKIEYRADCAEAEVYRETRNFLTWLKEEVEFWALNWKDIMPENINGSAPKLGKCELLLKGVPDIQGLSDLRFSMSSEKAFEIIEGANIYDDNFIFLREVIQNALDACKIRMWRDISEGHYKSWIKNKVDSSLQPYDINQKVMNNYGVEINLTKYDKHNIKIIIKDNGIGISIPQFKKICNVGESYSNDKAKKNEISGMPKWLKPTAGFGIGLQSVFLVADYFEIYSKADNEEGIYARVESGRKKGYVQLSKSNKLKHQGTEIHVIISKELQYRYSYNSKTSEYIENKYDPFAYEIDPIYYRIWDELRENVNGTYFPIKLKFDGKEIDTIIGKGFEQLEEKPSDGRYNYSINNYGMKLWDNDTNTSFYIKLNEYNENYIEQFFFKGMSVKTDSIFGIKGFALKVDFYGLDTKKTLSLDRKRIRREAYNDIQIIIDNAFKFYKKKIKDLIFKENNIKEKNLYNQIYVLWCSYDLKEKKELLDNNKQIFDCITKTVRVIKNIDNRYSEDEMDFKNIMNDLNNVAFIYNIHDYEEHSSLHGDLVLKTNEIIQVLNNSESECKFKVIVVDRDFYALFKSEFCSNIQIIQKDDNIVYLKSYSDENKKLPGVLDENTKDSILRDLVVKNNSPDIIHEFYDGMLRRFILGIDEYPSILSREVPFGIGGDWHRSKGYIISPVTSIQWEKYALLSKEQFIESISNSEEFQRLVKYVYEHQLDKCNNSQEKIREEYIRLIGDIYDACSK; from the coding sequence ATGTCAGATAATAATAAATATATTCCATATAAGTTAGAAACACATTTAACGGAAATATGTGGGGAAGATCCTATATATGTGAACCTTTTGGATTCCTGGCATATTAATAAAAAGACATGTCTTAATTTATTAAGTGATGTTGTATTTAATTATCCTCATTATACAAAGCATGATATATCACACAGTGAGGCGATAATAACTAACATAGAGATGCTGCTTGGAGAAGAAGCAATACGAAGCTTGTCTCCAACAGATACATGGTTATTATTAAATGCTGCATATCTTCATGATCTGGGAATGGTAATTGACAATAAAATAATAGAACAAAACTGGGAAACACAGGAATTTCAGGATTATTTACACAGGTTAGAAAATTCAAATGACTCATCATTGTCAGAGAGTGCTAAATATATTAATTCACTCGAGAAAAATCTAAAAGATAATAAAGATGTGAGAGCATGGCCTGTCAGAGTCAGAAAAGCAGTAACTATTATAATAGCAGATTATTATAGAAGTGGGCATGCAAAAGAATCTCAGAATTATATACAAAATATGAAGAACAGACTGCATATTGATTTAGAATATAATGGATTGATACAGCATCGATTAATACTGTTATTGTCGGATATTGCCTATATGCATAATGAATCCAGTATGAAAATTCTTGAGTTAGATTATAACACAAATGGATTTAATGCTGATTATGCACATCCAAGATTTGTGGCTTTAATGTTGAGAATGGGTGATTTGTTAGATGCAGATAATAATAGATTTAACTTGGGAAATGAGATTATATTTGGAGAAATTCCTAATTCATCTCAAAATCATTTAAAAAAGCATATGTCAACGAGACATATATTAATTACACCAGATAAAATTGAATATAGAGCAGATTGTGCAGAAGCAGAGGTTTACAGGGAAACACGAAATTTTTTGACATGGCTGAAAGAAGAGGTGGAATTCTGGGCACTAAATTGGAAAGATATAATGCCTGAGAATATAAATGGAAGTGCGCCTAAATTAGGGAAATGTGAGTTGTTATTAAAAGGAGTTCCAGATATTCAGGGATTATCTGATTTGCGGTTTTCTATGAGTTCAGAAAAAGCATTTGAAATTATTGAAGGTGCAAATATATATGATGACAATTTCATTTTTTTAAGAGAGGTAATTCAGAACGCACTTGATGCCTGCAAGATAAGAATGTGGAGAGATATTTCTGAAGGACATTATAAAAGTTGGATAAAAAATAAAGTAGACAGCAGTCTGCAGCCATATGACATTAATCAGAAAGTAATGAATAATTATGGGGTAGAGATAAATTTAACTAAATATGATAAACATAATATTAAAATTATTATTAAAGATAATGGTATAGGTATTTCAATTCCACAGTTTAAGAAAATATGTAATGTAGGAGAAAGTTATTCGAATGATAAGGCTAAAAAGAATGAAATATCAGGTATGCCCAAATGGCTTAAACCTACAGCTGGTTTTGGAATAGGATTACAGTCTGTATTTTTAGTAGCTGATTATTTTGAGATTTATTCAAAGGCGGATAATGAAGAAGGAATATATGCAAGGGTTGAATCAGGAAGAAAAAAAGGATATGTGCAGCTTAGTAAATCTAATAAGTTAAAGCATCAGGGAACGGAAATACATGTAATTATATCAAAGGAACTGCAGTATAGATATTCTTATAATAGCAAGACCAGCGAATATATTGAAAATAAATATGATCCATTTGCGTATGAAATAGATCCTATATATTATAGGATATGGGACGAGCTGCGTGAGAATGTAAATGGAACATATTTCCCTATAAAATTAAAATTTGATGGTAAAGAAATTGATACTATAATAGGTAAAGGGTTTGAACAGTTAGAAGAGAAACCATCAGATGGCAGATATAATTATTCTATAAATAATTATGGTATGAAGTTATGGGATAATGACACAAATACTAGTTTTTATATTAAACTAAATGAATACAATGAAAACTATATTGAACAGTTTTTCTTTAAAGGAATGTCGGTTAAAACAGATTCGATATTTGGAATAAAAGGATTTGCATTAAAAGTTGATTTTTATGGACTTGATACCAAGAAAACATTAAGTCTGGATAGAAAAAGAATAAGGAGAGAAGCATATAATGATATACAAATTATAATTGATAATGCTTTTAAGTTTTACAAAAAGAAAATAAAAGATTTAATATTTAAAGAAAACAATATTAAAGAAAAAAATTTATATAATCAAATATATGTACTATGGTGTAGTTATGATTTAAAAGAGAAAAAGGAACTTCTTGATAATAATAAACAGATATTTGATTGTATAACTAAAACAGTGCGAGTGATAAAAAATATTGATAATAGGTATTCGGAAGATGAGATGGACTTTAAGAATATTATGAATGATTTGAATAATGTTGCATTTATTTATAATATACATGATTATGAAGAGCATTCATCATTGCACGGTGATTTAGTGCTTAAGACAAATGAAATTATACAAGTCCTAAATAACAGTGAATCAGAATGTAAATTTAAAGTAATTGTTGTAGATAGAGATTTTTATGCTTTATTCAAATCCGAATTTTGCAGTAATATTCAGATTATACAGAAAGATGATAATATTGTTTACTTGAAGTCATATTCAGACGAAAATAAAAAACTGCCGGGTGTATTGGATGAAAATACTAAAGATAGCATACTCAGAGATTTAGTTGTAAAAAACAATTCACCTGATATTATACATGAATTTTATGATGGAATGTTAAGACGCTTTATTTTAGGGATTGACGAATATCCATCAATATTATCAAGGGAAGTTCCGTTTGGCATTGGTGGAGACTGGCACAGGAGTAAAGGATATATTATATCTCCCGTTACAAGTATACAATGGGAAAAGTATGCACTGTTAAGCAAGGAACAGTTTATTGAATCTATTAGTAATTCAGAAGAGTTTCAAAGGTTGGTAAAATATGTATATGAGCATCAATTAGATAAATGTAATAATAGTCAGGAAAAAATAAGAGAAGAGTATATAAGACTTATAGGAGATATATATGATGCTTGTTCAAAGTAA